The following proteins are co-located in the Polystyrenella longa genome:
- a CDS encoding dienelactone hydrolase family protein: MTAKRLPFALAFCFLLNLLLASFNAPLNAQERPVSDPPVIESSWDDLLEGVTDKESWLAHKQVLKQRYLDLIRDQYKPEKPLLDLQVHEETIVEDTYIRRLISYQVEEDERAHAYLGIPLKRDGKLPAIVALHGTYKQGARRAAGLEENSNKAWLDHLCRLGYVVIAPEHFVSGHRIPPEGPYDTTRFHQKHPEWTSVGKFTYEHSIAIDVITAMEEVDADNIGVIGHSLGGHGTMFLAAYDDRVKAAAGNCSASFFRHNSGVTHWSRDHWYIYFKHLRPGFLEGELPNIDFHEILALIAPRAYLDVSAMNDGNPLTQRQRVLMLMKVMDVYELEEKPENFAFFVHGRAHSVAHESRQLLYGWMDSHLKPAAATATKLVEE, from the coding sequence ATGACCGCCAAGCGCCTGCCCTTCGCCCTCGCCTTCTGTTTCTTACTGAACCTGCTGCTTGCAAGTTTCAATGCGCCGTTGAACGCTCAAGAACGGCCCGTCAGCGATCCCCCTGTGATTGAATCATCCTGGGATGATCTTCTGGAAGGGGTTACCGATAAAGAATCCTGGTTAGCACACAAACAAGTCTTGAAACAAAGGTACCTCGATCTGATCCGCGATCAGTACAAACCCGAGAAGCCACTTCTCGACCTGCAGGTGCATGAAGAAACCATCGTCGAAGATACTTACATCCGCCGCTTGATCAGCTACCAGGTGGAAGAGGACGAACGGGCTCACGCCTATCTTGGTATTCCCCTGAAGCGGGATGGAAAACTGCCCGCGATCGTCGCGTTGCACGGCACTTATAAACAGGGGGCCAGGCGTGCTGCTGGGTTGGAAGAAAACTCAAACAAAGCCTGGCTCGATCACCTTTGCCGGCTTGGTTATGTCGTGATTGCTCCGGAACATTTTGTTTCCGGCCATCGAATTCCCCCCGAAGGTCCGTATGACACCACCCGCTTTCACCAGAAGCATCCCGAATGGACTTCGGTAGGCAAGTTCACCTACGAGCACTCCATTGCGATTGACGTAATCACTGCCATGGAAGAAGTCGATGCGGACAACATCGGCGTAATCGGGCATTCGCTAGGAGGACATGGCACTATGTTCCTCGCGGCCTACGACGACCGAGTCAAAGCGGCAGCAGGCAACTGTTCTGCCTCCTTCTTCCGACACAACTCGGGTGTCACCCATTGGTCGCGAGATCATTGGTATATTTATTTCAAACATCTCCGTCCCGGCTTTCTCGAAGGGGAACTTCCCAATATCGACTTCCACGAAATCCTGGCTTTAATCGCTCCTCGCGCTTATCTGGATGTTTCCGCGATGAACGATGGCAACCCGTTGACGCAGCGTCAACGGGTACTGATGCTGATGAAAGTCATGGACGTCTATGAACTGGAAGAGAAGCCGGAAAACTTCGCTTTCTTCGTTCATGGTCGTGCCCATTCCGTCGCCCATGAATCGCGTCAGCTGCTCTACGGTTGGATGGACTCGCATCTCAAACCCGCTGCCGCGACTGCTACGAAGCTGGTTGAAGAATAG
- a CDS encoding sialidase family protein — protein MTTITMLETGRLDERESAFPSTVRLPDGTLLCSYSIEGGQYVHGGTELSRSTDGGKTWERAGTVSPATKDPETANFLKLTFDKNSNRLYAYGARLLGSPDVAFGDRKMIPVICHSDDLGQSWTAAEPLPVPYDFPLEISDRLLLTTSGRLLAPMATLEHQQLLGERVLGLPSDDAGESWQEPFVVFRDPERKRGYFEQKLTPLPDGRLLAVAWTVTLGDYTDLENSYAISEDNGATWSVPQSTGIQGQTMTPLALSENRILITYNRRFGDQGVVAAVVTIMDDGTWQVEAEHILYDAGQHKKREEKQSGNLQDELDTFAFGFPTPLKISNDEFLMTHWSVEQGVCGIRWTRFEVN, from the coding sequence ATGACAACGATCACGATGCTGGAAACAGGTAGATTGGACGAACGCGAATCCGCATTTCCGTCGACGGTTCGATTGCCTGATGGAACATTACTTTGCTCTTATAGTATTGAAGGGGGGCAGTATGTTCATGGGGGAACAGAACTTTCCCGGTCGACCGATGGAGGGAAAACCTGGGAGCGAGCAGGGACGGTTAGTCCGGCGACGAAAGATCCAGAAACTGCCAACTTTCTCAAACTGACTTTCGATAAAAACTCAAATCGTCTCTATGCCTACGGTGCCCGGTTGCTCGGTTCACCAGATGTCGCTTTTGGTGACCGGAAGATGATACCGGTAATCTGCCATTCCGATGATCTTGGCCAGAGTTGGACCGCTGCCGAACCGTTGCCCGTGCCGTATGACTTTCCACTGGAGATATCCGATCGTCTACTGCTGACTACCTCAGGGCGGTTGCTCGCTCCAATGGCGACTTTAGAACATCAGCAGCTGCTGGGCGAACGGGTACTGGGGCTTCCTTCTGACGATGCCGGAGAATCGTGGCAGGAACCATTTGTTGTCTTCCGCGATCCGGAACGGAAGCGAGGATATTTCGAACAGAAATTGACGCCCCTGCCAGATGGACGCCTGCTGGCCGTTGCCTGGACAGTCACCTTGGGTGATTACACCGATCTGGAAAACAGCTACGCGATTTCAGAAGACAATGGGGCTACCTGGTCTGTTCCCCAGTCGACCGGCATTCAGGGACAAACGATGACGCCGTTAGCCTTGTCTGAGAACAGGATTCTCATTACCTATAACCGCCGGTTCGGAGATCAGGGAGTCGTCGCGGCAGTCGTGACCATCATGGACGACGGAACCTGGCAGGTTGAAGCGGAACACATTCTGTACGACGCAGGGCAACATAAAAAACGGGAAGAGAAACAGTCAGGCAATCTACAGGATGAGCTGGATACTTTCGCCTTCGGTTTCCCCACCCCGTTAAAAATATCGAATGATGAATTCCTGATGACTCATTGGTCAGTCGAGCAGGGCGTCTGCGGTATTCGCTGGACGCGTTTCGAAGTTAACTGA
- a CDS encoding DUF1552 domain-containing protein: MAMKIELNRRTFLQGMGVTMGLPLLEAMGGSSSSLLAATAGGEGAATAAAPTRMAFMFVPNGVIQKDWRPEGEGTNFEFAQTMKPLQAFKNDLNVFTNLCQDNGKAHGDGAGDHARASASYLTGAHPYKTSGADISNGISVDQVAALQVGNNTVLPSLEIGIEGGRNAGNCDSGYSCAYSSNISWKTPSLPVAKETQPSLVFDRLFGTNAKDRGKRDAARKSILDMVSDDARRLQQKLGQTDRQKVEEYFTSVRDLEKRIESRKKFNPVLPEGYTPPPSGRPTDKVDHIRQMYDLLALAFQTDATRISTYMLGNAGSGSSYPMVEVSEGHHQLSHHQNDEDKVAKLQRIDEFHINQFAYFLEKLKSIPEGEGTLLDNCMILYGSGLGDGNRHSHDNLPVILAGKAGGRIQTGRHQVYAENTPMNNLYLSMLDLVGADVTGVGDSNGRLEHLLA; the protein is encoded by the coding sequence ATGGCTATGAAGATAGAGTTAAATCGACGTACTTTCCTGCAAGGCATGGGCGTGACCATGGGGCTTCCGCTGCTGGAAGCGATGGGGGGATCTTCGTCTTCGCTGCTGGCGGCAACCGCCGGTGGAGAGGGAGCGGCAACGGCTGCGGCTCCTACACGTATGGCCTTCATGTTTGTTCCGAACGGTGTGATTCAGAAAGATTGGCGTCCTGAGGGCGAAGGGACCAACTTCGAATTTGCACAGACCATGAAACCGCTGCAGGCTTTCAAGAATGATTTGAACGTCTTCACGAATCTTTGTCAGGACAACGGAAAAGCTCACGGAGACGGAGCAGGGGACCATGCACGGGCTTCGGCTTCTTACTTGACCGGAGCACATCCTTACAAAACAAGTGGTGCTGATATCAGTAATGGGATCTCAGTTGATCAAGTTGCTGCATTGCAAGTGGGGAACAATACGGTCCTGCCTTCTCTGGAGATCGGAATCGAAGGGGGCCGTAATGCGGGTAACTGCGATTCAGGTTACAGTTGTGCTTATTCCTCCAATATCAGTTGGAAAACGCCGTCGCTGCCCGTGGCTAAAGAAACTCAACCTTCGTTAGTCTTCGATCGCTTATTTGGTACGAATGCCAAAGATCGTGGAAAGCGAGATGCCGCTCGAAAAAGTATTCTGGACATGGTGTCGGACGATGCCCGCCGTTTGCAGCAGAAGCTGGGACAGACTGACCGTCAGAAAGTGGAAGAATATTTCACCAGTGTGCGAGATCTCGAAAAGAGAATCGAATCCCGTAAGAAATTTAATCCCGTCCTGCCGGAGGGTTATACCCCCCCTCCCAGTGGGCGCCCGACGGATAAGGTTGATCATATTCGTCAAATGTACGACCTCCTCGCCCTGGCATTCCAGACGGATGCGACACGCATCTCGACGTACATGCTCGGGAATGCAGGGTCAGGCTCTTCTTATCCCATGGTTGAGGTCTCCGAAGGGCATCACCAACTGTCTCACCATCAGAACGACGAAGACAAAGTGGCGAAGCTGCAGCGCATCGATGAGTTTCATATCAACCAGTTTGCTTATTTCCTGGAGAAGCTCAAATCGATTCCCGAAGGAGAGGGGACTCTGCTCGATAATTGCATGATTCTTTACGGTAGTGGTCTCGGTGATGGCAACCGGCACTCACACGATAATCTGCCAGTAATTCTGGCGGGCAAAGCGGGCGGACGTATTCAAACGGGTCGCCATCAGGTTTATGCCGAAAACACACCGATGAACAATCTGTACTTGTCGATGCTGGACCTTGTCGGGGCAGATGTCACGGGGGTTGGTGATAGCAACGGTCGATTGGAACACCTGCTGGCTTAA